From one Streptomyces spiramyceticus genomic stretch:
- a CDS encoding glycoside hydrolase family 10 protein: MGYIGRRGLLMGAAGALSVLAVSGDAAAAAGRRRDPKREFRGMWLASVVNRDWPSRPGLTADQQRTELLAHLDTAVRRRLNVVVLQVRPTADALWPSPYEPWSQYLTGVQGKDPGWDPLGTAVREAHERGLELHAWFNPYRVATHTDPSKLVADHPARVHPDWVLPYGGKLYYNPGLPEVRRFVQDAMLDAVSRYDIDAVHWDDYFYPYPVAGQTFADNEAYARYGAGFPDRAAWRRDNTDRLVSEMATRIKQVKKDVRFGISPFGVWRNASTDPLGSPTRAGAQTYDDLYADTRKWVKEGWLDYVVPQLYWNIGLAAADYAKLLPWWSDVARDTGVDLYIGEALYKAGDPAQPAAWQDPAELSRHLTLAKNYAEVRGHVFFSAKEVAADRIGAMGRVVADHYPDRAKPPR, translated from the coding sequence ATGGGGTATATCGGGCGAAGAGGGCTATTGATGGGCGCGGCCGGGGCACTGTCCGTGCTCGCGGTTTCGGGAGACGCAGCGGCGGCCGCCGGGCGTCGCCGCGACCCGAAGCGCGAGTTCCGCGGCATGTGGCTGGCGAGCGTCGTCAACCGTGACTGGCCGTCCAGGCCGGGCCTCACCGCCGACCAGCAGCGGACCGAGCTCCTGGCTCATTTGGACACCGCGGTACGGCGCAGGCTGAACGTGGTGGTCCTCCAGGTGCGGCCGACGGCAGACGCCCTGTGGCCCTCGCCGTACGAGCCGTGGTCCCAGTACCTCACCGGCGTCCAGGGCAAGGACCCCGGCTGGGATCCGCTCGGGACGGCGGTGCGGGAGGCGCACGAGCGCGGTCTTGAACTGCACGCCTGGTTCAACCCGTACCGGGTGGCGACTCACACGGATCCCTCGAAGCTGGTGGCCGACCACCCCGCGCGCGTGCATCCCGACTGGGTGCTGCCGTATGGCGGGAAGCTCTACTACAACCCGGGGCTGCCCGAGGTCAGGCGCTTCGTCCAGGACGCGATGCTTGACGCGGTGAGCCGCTACGACATCGACGCCGTGCACTGGGACGACTACTTCTACCCGTATCCGGTGGCGGGCCAGACCTTCGCCGACAACGAGGCGTACGCCCGCTACGGAGCGGGATTCCCGGACCGGGCAGCCTGGCGGCGCGACAACACCGACCGTCTGGTCAGCGAGATGGCCACCCGGATCAAGCAGGTCAAGAAAGATGTGCGCTTCGGGATCAGCCCCTTCGGGGTGTGGCGCAATGCTTCGACCGACCCGCTGGGCTCGCCGACCCGGGCCGGTGCGCAGACGTACGACGATCTGTACGCCGACACCAGGAAATGGGTCAAGGAGGGCTGGCTCGACTACGTCGTGCCCCAGCTGTACTGGAACATCGGCCTCGCAGCCGCCGACTACGCCAAGCTGCTGCCCTGGTGGTCGGACGTCGCACGCGACACAGGCGTCGACCTGTACATCGGCGAGGCCCTCTACAAGGCCGGCGACCCGGCCCAGCCCGCCGCCTGGCAGGATCCGGCGGAACTCTCACGCCATCTCACGCTCGCCAAGAACTACGCCGAGGTGCGCGGCCATGTCTTCTTCTCGGCGAAGGAGGTCGCGGCGGACCGCATCGGGGCAATGGGCCGGGTAGTGGCGGACCACTACCCGGACAGGGCTAAACCGCCCCGCTGA
- a CDS encoding DUF1918 domain-containing protein, which yields MQASVGDQLLVHGRTVGHEDKVAKIVEVMGAEGNPPFRVRFDDGHEAVVSPGPDAVVQHKGPTK from the coding sequence ATGCAAGCAAGCGTGGGCGACCAGCTGCTGGTGCACGGCAGGACCGTGGGTCACGAGGACAAGGTCGCAAAGATCGTCGAGGTGATGGGCGCCGAGGGCAACCCGCCGTTCCGTGTCCGCTTCGACGACGGACACGAGGCGGTGGTGTCGCCGGGTCCGGACGCTGTCGTACAGCACAAGGGCCCGACAAAGTAA